The Bernardetia litoralis DSM 6794 genome includes a window with the following:
- a CDS encoding carbon starvation CstA family protein has product MITFITSLVILLLGYLFYGKFVDKTFKSDPTRETPAHTLEDGVDYVPMNSNRNAFIQILNIAGVGPIFGPILGALYGPSAFLWIVFGSIFAGGVHDYLTGMISLRYGGAHLPELASRFLGKYFSHIVNFFILLLLVLVGTVFVTAPAKMINELMNSETNYIIPITFCIFIYYIIATLLPIDKVIGKIYPVLGFLLLLSAVGICGGMFISGNPIPELTLENLHPKGTPYYPVIFLTISCGALSGFHASQSPIISRTMDNEKDGRKVFYGMMILEAFIAMIWAAATMSLMDGDNISQLLASGGPAAVVNEIAVVFLGTIGGTIAVIGIIVLPITSGDTSFRAARMIIADYLKIDQKTLKNRFIVAIPLFIISYILTNMDFQLLWRYFSWSNQVSSAIALWIGTIYLYQNKKYYIIALAPAFFITSVIFSYLFYDPTIGFGLDVTASNWIGLTSSILITILFFVTMKKREKLVQKG; this is encoded by the coding sequence ATGATTACATTTATAACATCATTAGTAATATTATTACTTGGTTACCTTTTTTATGGCAAATTTGTAGATAAAACTTTCAAATCAGACCCTACTAGAGAAACGCCAGCACATACTTTGGAAGATGGGGTAGATTATGTTCCCATGAACAGTAATAGAAATGCATTTATTCAGATTTTAAATATTGCAGGAGTTGGTCCTATATTCGGGCCTATTCTTGGAGCTTTGTATGGTCCTTCTGCTTTTCTGTGGATTGTTTTTGGGTCTATCTTCGCTGGAGGAGTACATGATTATCTTACTGGAATGATTTCTCTGCGTTATGGAGGCGCTCATTTACCTGAACTTGCTTCTAGATTTTTGGGGAAATATTTTAGTCATATTGTTAATTTCTTTATCTTATTACTTCTTGTTTTGGTCGGAACTGTTTTTGTAACAGCACCAGCAAAAATGATTAATGAATTGATGAATAGTGAAACTAACTATATAATTCCGATTACTTTTTGCATTTTCATTTATTATATTATTGCTACTTTGTTGCCTATTGATAAAGTAATAGGTAAAATTTATCCAGTCTTAGGTTTTTTACTTTTACTAAGTGCTGTCGGAATTTGTGGTGGAATGTTTATCTCTGGAAATCCAATTCCTGAATTAACTTTAGAAAATTTACATCCCAAAGGAACACCATATTATCCAGTTATATTCTTAACCATTTCTTGTGGTGCTTTATCTGGATTTCATGCTTCTCAATCTCCTATTATTTCTCGTACCATGGATAATGAGAAAGACGGTAGAAAAGTATTTTATGGAATGATGATTTTGGAGGCTTTCATAGCTATGATTTGGGCTGCTGCCACAATGAGTTTAATGGATGGAGATAATATCAGTCAATTGCTTGCAAGTGGTGGCCCTGCTGCTGTTGTGAATGAAATTGCAGTTGTATTTTTAGGAACTATTGGAGGAACAATCGCTGTTATCGGAATTATAGTTTTACCAATTACGTCTGGAGATACTTCTTTTAGAGCTGCAAGAATGATTATTGCTGATTATCTTAAAATAGACCAGAAAACATTAAAAAATCGTTTTATAGTAGCTATTCCTTTATTTATAATTTCATATATCCTTACTAATATGGATTTTCAATTATTATGGAGGTATTTTTCTTGGTCAAATCAAGTTTCATCTGCTATAGCTTTATGGATTGGAACTATTTATTTATATCAAAATAAAAAATACTATATAATTGCTTTAGCTCCAGCATTTTTTATTACTTCAGTTATCTTTTCTTATCTCTTCTATGACCCTACTATTGGTTTTGGATTAGATGTAACAGCATCAAATTGGATTGGATTAACTTCATCTATCCTAATTACAATTCTTTTCTTTGTGACAATGAAAAAAAGAGAAAAACTAGTACAAAAGGGTTAA
- a CDS encoding DUF3109 family protein translates to MIPIKNTLVSDNVAFTQFVCNLNKCKGACCVEGEMGAPLDDEERHILEDIYEDVKPFLTEEGIEAIEKQGKYVLDEDNDFSTTLIERNTACAYVTYDEKGITKCGIEKAFEAGKIDYQKPISCHLYPIRITKYTSFDAINYDEWDICTAACSFGKELKVPVYKFLKTPLIRKYGTEWYDELATFIETELL, encoded by the coding sequence TTGATTCCTATAAAAAATACTCTTGTCAGTGATAATGTAGCCTTTACTCAATTTGTTTGTAATCTGAACAAATGCAAAGGAGCATGTTGTGTAGAAGGTGAAATGGGCGCACCTTTAGATGATGAGGAAAGACATATTTTAGAAGATATTTATGAAGATGTAAAACCATTTTTGACAGAAGAAGGAATTGAAGCCATAGAAAAACAGGGAAAATATGTTTTAGATGAAGATAATGATTTTTCAACTACACTTATTGAAAGAAATACTGCCTGTGCCTATGTTACTTATGACGAAAAAGGAATTACTAAATGTGGAATAGAAAAAGCTTTTGAAGCTGGAAAAATTGATTATCAAAAACCTATTTCTTGTCATTTGTACCCAATTCGCATTACAAAATATACTAGTTTTGATGCCATAAATTATGATGAGTGGGATATTTGTACAGCAGCTTGTAGCTTTGGAAAAGAACTGAAAGTGCCTGTTTATAAATTTTTGAAAACTCCTTTGATTCGAAAATATGGAACAGAATGGTATGACGAATTAGCTACTTTTATTGAAACAGAATTATTGTAA
- a CDS encoding class I SAM-dependent methyltransferase, whose translation MRHQFIEKIKESLQNGSFIKITLSNFISNQENKPIIVGNPTKDIKINSSLQKILIRKTIIKREEKLTFVYRHKTNDITKNYSTEEGINKIITFLTKGDSINQEIDNQGFFNQAILFTTEFDLHIKNISKTPSIYSQKPTQKQAISISHDKQKKRVIQTKDKTGNSKKYLQALKITDKTGKVYQNTQDKYKQINQYIEILSVLLKQLPTQKPLQITDMGAGKGYLTFALYDYLKNNLKLKVNTIGVEFRKDLVELCNQIAIESNFENLSFVEGTIEGYKIKEEKDTIEEKTQVLIALHACDTATDDAIFKGIEADAELIVVAPCCHKQIRKEMEAKENKTQNILSPLTSYGVFLERQAEMLTDTMRCLLLNYCGYQTKAVEFISDAHTPKNVLLIATKKESLLESARKEQKLKEFEELKSFFGIKTHYLEKLVLKLN comes from the coding sequence ATGCGTCATCAATTTATAGAAAAAATAAAGGAAAGTTTGCAAAATGGTAGTTTTATCAAAATTACATTATCAAATTTTATCTCTAATCAAGAAAATAAGCCCATTATTGTTGGCAATCCTACCAAAGACATCAAAATTAATTCTAGCCTTCAAAAAATCTTGATTCGTAAAACGATTATCAAACGAGAAGAAAAGCTAACTTTTGTCTATCGACACAAAACAAATGATATTACTAAAAATTATTCTACTGAAGAAGGAATAAATAAAATTATAACATTTCTCACAAAAGGAGATTCTATTAATCAAGAAATAGATAATCAAGGTTTTTTTAATCAAGCCATTTTATTTACAACAGAATTTGATTTGCATATTAAAAATATAAGTAAAACTCCATCAATTTATTCCCAAAAACCAACTCAAAAACAAGCTATTTCTATTTCGCACGACAAACAAAAAAAACGAGTTATTCAAACAAAAGATAAAACTGGGAATTCAAAAAAATATCTACAAGCTCTCAAAATAACGGACAAAACAGGAAAGGTTTATCAAAATACACAGGACAAATACAAGCAAATCAATCAATATATAGAAATTTTGAGTGTTTTGTTGAAGCAATTACCAACTCAAAAACCATTGCAAATTACAGATATGGGAGCTGGAAAAGGTTATCTAACTTTTGCTTTATATGATTATTTAAAAAATAATTTGAAACTCAAAGTAAATACAATCGGTGTAGAGTTTAGAAAAGATTTGGTAGAATTATGCAATCAAATTGCCATAGAATCAAATTTTGAAAATCTTAGTTTTGTAGAGGGAACAATAGAAGGCTATAAAATTAAAGAAGAAAAAGATACAATAGAAGAAAAAACACAGGTTTTGATTGCCTTACATGCTTGTGATACTGCAACCGATGATGCAATTTTTAAGGGAATTGAAGCCGATGCCGAATTGATAGTTGTTGCGCCTTGTTGTCATAAACAGATTCGAAAAGAAATGGAGGCTAAAGAAAATAAAACGCAAAATATACTTTCTCCTCTTACTTCCTATGGTGTTTTTTTGGAGCGACAAGCCGAAATGCTAACTGATACAATGCGCTGTTTATTGCTCAATTATTGTGGTTATCAGACAAAAGCTGTTGAGTTTATTTCGGATGCTCACACACCAAAAAATGTATTATTGATTGCAACCAAAAAAGAAAGTTTGTTAGAATCAGCTAGAAAAGAACAAAAATTAAAAGAATTTGAAGAGCTAAAATCCTTTTTTGGAATAAAAACTCATTATTTAGAAAAGTTAGTTTTGAAATTAAATTAA
- the nuoK gene encoding NADH-quinone oxidoreductase subunit NuoK, giving the protein MILFVAAILFGIGILIALTRKNAMLVLMGIELMLTASMLNFIAFSRTVESHLFVLLIIVVAAAEITIALVLILKIYKYFGQIEIDKIVEKEN; this is encoded by the coding sequence ATGATACTTTTTGTAGCAGCCATTTTATTTGGAATCGGAATTTTGATTGCCTTGACACGAAAAAATGCAATGTTGGTTTTGATGGGAATTGAACTCATGCTAACAGCTTCAATGCTGAACTTTATAGCTTTTTCAAGAACAGTAGAATCTCATTTATTTGTACTTTTAATTATTGTGGTGGCTGCTGCCGAAATTACGATTGCGCTTGTTTTGATACTGAAAATATACAAGTATTTTGGACAAATAGAAATAGATAAAATTGTAGAAAAGGAAAATTGA
- a CDS encoding TIGR00730 family Rossman fold protein, with translation MEGNTDAKDILNGKTEEEQRLVRAFQKRNWSEIKSANSWVIFKVMAEFVEGFEKLARIGPCVSIFGSARTSPDHKYYKLTEEIAAKLVRHGYGVITGGGPGIMEAGNKGARSEKGKSVGLNIVLPFEQGANPYIDLDKLINFDYFFVRKVMFVKYSQGFIVMPGGLGTLDELFEAYTLIQTKKIARFPIVLVGKEFWGGMMDWIKTTVLEKEQNVSAEDLNLISLVDTADEAVKVIDDFYSQYLLSPNF, from the coding sequence ATGGAAGGAAATACAGATGCAAAAGATATTTTGAATGGAAAAACAGAAGAAGAACAACGCTTAGTTAGAGCTTTTCAGAAAAGAAATTGGAGTGAAATAAAATCAGCAAATTCTTGGGTTATATTTAAGGTAATGGCAGAGTTTGTAGAAGGATTTGAAAAATTGGCACGAATAGGACCTTGTGTTTCTATTTTTGGTTCTGCTCGTACTTCGCCAGACCACAAATATTACAAACTTACTGAAGAAATTGCAGCCAAATTAGTGCGTCATGGCTATGGTGTAATTACGGGTGGAGGGCCTGGAATTATGGAAGCTGGCAACAAGGGAGCAAGGTCAGAAAAAGGAAAATCAGTGGGTTTAAATATTGTTTTGCCATTCGAACAAGGCGCAAATCCATATATTGACTTAGATAAACTTATCAATTTTGATTATTTCTTTGTTCGTAAAGTAATGTTTGTAAAATATTCGCAAGGTTTTATCGTAATGCCAGGAGGTTTGGGTACTTTAGATGAGCTTTTTGAGGCTTATACACTTATTCAAACAAAAAAAATTGCTCGTTTTCCTATTGTTTTGGTAGGTAAAGAGTTTTGGGGTGGAATGATGGACTGGATAAAAACAACTGTTTTGGAAAAAGAACAAAATGTAAGTGCTGAAGATTTGAACCTAATTAGTTTGGTAGATACGGCTGATGAAGCTGTAAAAGTAATTGATGATTTTTATTCTCAATATTTACTTTCTCCTAACTTCTAG